The genome window CAAATAGAGGTaccaaattcaattgaaaatatTCCCACTAGTACCACTGGGGGCAAAACGTAGTCCAAAATCAATGAAATTGCTATAGCAGAGTAGAGCAGTAGTAAAGCAAAAACCCCCCAAATAAGTATTCACCCACCAAGAAATACAAATACCCAATTCTCGACAGCCAGACTGCCCCCCAATAGATCAATTTGAAACTAGCAACAGCAGCAAGTAAATCATGTGGCACAGGTCTCCCAACTCAACATGCAATTCATGAATAAGCAATATAAAGGGCATAGAAGCCTCCCAATCAGACAAACGAAAGCAAGAATCGCCCCACTAAAGTGGCAATAGACGATCCAAGCAGACGATACCCAAATTAATCTCCACAACCGACCTCAAATTACTCAGTAATAAAGCAGCAGAGTGGGTCACAATTGATCACAAAAAGTTGTCCACGCACTCGAATTTGCAAAGTCACCAACAAGGGTTTCCGGATACGTTAAAGAGCAGGAGTGAAAGGAATACCTCCACCTTGACAACTACACGGAGCAATGGTGCTGCAAGGGGGAAGGCCGGTGGCGCTGCGGCTTGGTCGCGGACAGGAGCTTGCGACGCATAGGTGGAGAGCGGCGAGGTGGGAGTTGCGAAGAGGAGAGGGAGGGCGCGAGGGCAGGTTGCGGTCTTGGCGCACGATGGTGGAGTTGGCGGCGGCGATGGAGGTTCAGCGGCGGCGGCGGCCAGTGGAGGCGTGGGTTGCGGCTGATGGCCGCGGGtcaaagagagagggagagagctcGCTGCGTGAGCGGAGCTGGTGGGAGGACGTCCGTGGGTGGTGGCGCGGCTCTCGGTCGGCGTGCGCAGGATAGAAGGGAAGCAgtggggaagaaagaaagaaaagagaaagaaagaagaaaaagaaagaaggaaagaaaagaaagaaagaagaaagaaaaagaaaggaactgttttttttttctttgttattttttttttttgaaatttggaaaccAAAGCTACGGTGAAAAATATCTCCCccttctttttgtgttttttttttttacggaaattaataatttttttttctctttttttttaattttggaaaCTAAAGCTACGGGGATAAAGAAAGAttttctgtgttttttttttaatccttacctttcccgcgaacgtgacgcgggcacgCCATGAGAGCAGAGGAGCTCTCTGATCGTGAGCTTACTGTTTATcatgacgcgggcgcgtcaAGAGGGCAAGGGAGCTCTCTGACCGTGAGTATCCTGGGCGTCATGACGCGGGCGCGCCGAATAAGATAGACACCTACAACTCACCAAAAACGAAAATTTCAACCCGAAATCAGttaaattcaagaaaaacatatttaaactatcacacaaaatcaaaacaaacaattaaaagaaacaattggattgcttcccaatgagcgcctttttTTTAACGTCTTTGGCGAGACATTGAACACCACTCTTCAATTTGGGTGTAACTCAATTTTCCTGGAAATCGGTGGCCCTCCTTCAGGATCCAAATAGCCTTTGAGTGCAGCTCTCTTTCTAAATTTTCTACTCCTTTTCACCTCATACAGTGATTTCATCCCCTTATCCTTGTTCTcagtaaatttgaatttatccCTACAAGCAAACTCAGAAAATTCTTGCACAGAGGGATTAATAGCATGAATAGCAAACACAGGGTGAGAGTTAACAGGATGTTCTattgtatcaaaaatattaaagtggactAGTTCCCCATCAAATTCCATGGATAATGTACCCTTATTAACGTCAATTTTTGTTTGTGCTGTGCTAAAAAAGGGTCTACCTAGTAGCAAAGGTGAGGGGTTAGGGGAATGATCATCATCCATGTCAAGTACATAAAAGTCAGCCGGAAATATCAATTCATTAACTTTGACCAGCACATCCTCTATCAACCCATCAGGGTATGCGTTTGTTCGGTCAGCTAATTGAATTATTATCTCGGTTTCTTTTAATGGACCGAGGTTCAGAGAAGCATACATAGATTTAGGCATTACGTTGATCGATGCTCCTAAGTCCAGCAGGGTATTCCTAATCAGAGTATTACCTATCTTACATGGGACAGTAAACCTACCTGGATCCCCGCACTTTGGTGGAAGCTTCCTTTGGAGAACTGTTGACACATTCTCCCCAACAATGATCCTTTCGTCTCCCCTAAGCCGCTTTCGGTTGACACATAGGTCCCTcaaaaattttgcatatttcGTCACTTGTTTGATGGCGTCTAATAAGGGGATATTGATCTCCACCTTGCGGAACACCTCTAGGATCTCTTTCTCTTTGTCCTGCTTCTTCGGTTTCTCCAACCTGCAAGGAAATGGAGGGGGATCAGTTTTAACGTCTATGATCGGGTCAGGGAGTACCACTGGATTTTTGGTGCTTGTATTCTCTGCATGCAGTTCTTTCTCAATCTTCTCTTCGTCCTTATCCTTTGGAGTCAC of Coffea arabica cultivar ET-39 chromosome 5c, Coffea Arabica ET-39 HiFi, whole genome shotgun sequence contains these proteins:
- the LOC113690701 gene encoding uncharacterized protein, which gives rise to MTQNQQRTEATIMQNQQRTDSEMHDIRNQMSQIATKINRLESQINGRLSSQPELNLKNVSAMTLRSGKKIQGPELVTPKDKDEEKIEKELHAENTSTKNPVVLPDPIIDVKTDPPPFPCRLEKPKKQDKEKEILEVFRKVEINIPLLDAIKQVTKYAKFLRDLCVNRKRLRGDERIIVGENVSTVLQRKLPPKCGDPGRFTVPCKIGNTLIRNTLLDLGASINVMPKSMYASLNLGPLKETEIIIQLADRTNAYPDGLIEDVLVKVNELIFPADFYVLDMDDDHSPNPSPLLLGRPFFSTAQTKIDVNKGTLSMEFDGELVHFNIFDTIEHPVNSHPVFAIHAINPSVQEFSEFACRDKFKFTENKDKGMKSLYEVKRSRKFRKRAALKGYLDPEGGPPISRKIELHPN